In one window of Neisseria subflava DNA:
- a CDS encoding NuoB/complex I 20 kDa subunit family protein, whose protein sequence is MGIEGVLKKGFITTSADTVLNYMRTGSLWPVTFGLACCAVEMMHAGMARYDLDRFGIIFRPSPRQADLMIVAGTLTNKMAPALRRVYDQLAEPRWVLSMGSCANGGGYYHYSYSVVRGADRVVPVDVYVPGCPPTAEALIYGLIQLQQKIKRTSTIARDE, encoded by the coding sequence ATGGGAATAGAAGGCGTTTTGAAAAAAGGTTTCATCACCACCAGCGCGGATACGGTGTTGAACTATATGCGTACCGGTTCATTGTGGCCGGTTACTTTCGGCTTGGCCTGCTGCGCCGTGGAAATGATGCATGCGGGTATGGCGCGTTATGACCTTGACCGTTTCGGCATCATTTTCCGTCCGTCCCCACGTCAGGCCGACCTGATGATTGTGGCGGGTACGCTCACCAATAAAATGGCGCCCGCCCTGCGCCGCGTGTACGACCAGCTCGCCGAGCCGCGTTGGGTCTTGTCTATGGGTTCGTGTGCCAACGGCGGCGGCTATTATCATTATTCTTATTCCGTTGTGCGCGGTGCCGACCGCGTCGTGCCGGTAGACGTTTATGTGCCGGGTTGTCCACCGACTGCGGAAGCCCTGATTTACGGCCTGATTCAGCTCCAACAAAAAATCAAGCGCACTTCCACCATCGCGCGTGACGAGTAA
- a CDS encoding NADH-quinone oxidoreductase subunit A, giving the protein MLASYFPVLVFILVGLAAGVLFILLGTILGPKRHYAEKDAAYECGFEAFENARMKFDVRYYLVAILFILFDLEVAFMLPWAVVFKDLGAYGFWSMLVFIVVLTVGFIYEWKKGALEWE; this is encoded by the coding sequence ATGTTGGCCAGTTACTTTCCCGTCCTCGTATTCATCCTCGTCGGCCTTGCGGCCGGTGTGCTGTTTATTCTGCTCGGCACAATTTTAGGTCCGAAACGCCACTATGCCGAAAAAGACGCGGCTTACGAATGCGGTTTTGAAGCCTTTGAAAACGCAAGGATGAAGTTCGACGTGCGCTATTACCTCGTCGCTATCCTCTTCATCCTGTTTGATTTGGAGGTCGCGTTCATGTTGCCGTGGGCAGTCGTGTTCAAAGATTTGGGCGCATACGGCTTCTGGTCTATGCTGGTGTTTATCGTCGTTCTGACGGTAGGCTTTATTTACGAATGGAAAAAAGGTGCGCTGGAATGGGAATAG
- a CDS encoding oligopeptide:H+ symporter: MSGQKPSSAEKTFFGHPLQLSTLFHIELWERFSFYGMQGILLIYLYYAANQGGLGMDKALAGGIVGAYGGSVYLSTILGAWLADRIWGAERTLFIAGIVVMIGHILLAIVPGLMGLLLGLVCIALGSGGVKSSAGSMVGSLYERDDLRELRDAGFSIFYISINIGGFLGPLLTGILQDRMGFHYGFGAAAVGMAFGLLWYSRGRKDLPHTPAPNPLRPEKVQTAIAVGVLLVLVLGSVIASGALNLENFSRWLLGVVIITVIAYFARLLGSSQVEAANKRYIMAYIPLFLTICMFWAVWFQVYTVATVYFDETVDRTFFGFTVPVSWKDSIQAMWVVLFSGVMAAVWTKMGKRQPKTPLKFALAMLVTGVSYLCFIPYISSGIPMPIIVFMLVLLAITIGELMLSPISLSFSTKIAPSMFKTQMVALNFLALSIGFTLGGVLFKDYYNAESPLDFYWMLATIGTVTCGILLVLTPVLNRMLKGVD, from the coding sequence ATGTCCGGTCAAAAGCCGTCTTCTGCCGAGAAAACCTTCTTCGGCCATCCTTTGCAATTATCCACCCTATTCCATATTGAGCTGTGGGAACGTTTTTCCTTCTACGGTATGCAGGGCATCCTGTTGATTTATCTGTATTACGCCGCGAATCAAGGCGGTTTGGGTATGGATAAGGCTTTGGCCGGCGGTATTGTTGGCGCATACGGCGGCAGCGTTTACCTGTCCACTATTCTCGGCGCATGGTTGGCCGACCGCATTTGGGGCGCGGAACGTACCCTGTTTATCGCCGGTATCGTCGTGATGATCGGTCATATTTTATTGGCGATTGTGCCGGGCTTGATGGGATTGCTGTTGGGCTTGGTGTGTATCGCGCTGGGCAGCGGCGGCGTAAAATCGTCTGCCGGTTCGATGGTCGGCTCTTTGTATGAACGGGACGATCTGCGCGAATTGCGCGATGCCGGTTTCTCCATTTTCTATATTTCCATCAATATCGGTGGTTTCTTAGGCCCTTTGTTGACCGGTATTTTGCAAGACCGCATGGGTTTTCATTATGGCTTTGGCGCGGCGGCCGTCGGTATGGCATTTGGCCTGCTGTGGTATTCACGTGGCCGTAAAGACCTGCCGCATACGCCGGCTCCCAATCCGTTGCGCCCTGAAAAGGTACAGACTGCAATAGCTGTCGGCGTGTTGCTGGTTTTGGTATTGGGCAGCGTGATTGCTTCCGGCGCGCTCAATCTTGAGAACTTTTCACGCTGGCTCTTGGGCGTGGTCATTATCACCGTTATCGCTTATTTTGCACGCCTGCTGGGCAGCAGCCAGGTTGAGGCAGCCAATAAACGTTACATCATGGCCTATATTCCGCTGTTTTTGACCATTTGTATGTTCTGGGCGGTTTGGTTTCAGGTGTACACCGTTGCAACGGTTTATTTCGACGAAACGGTTGACCGTACTTTCTTCGGCTTTACCGTGCCTGTTTCATGGAAAGACTCGATACAGGCCATGTGGGTGGTTCTCTTCTCCGGCGTGATGGCGGCGGTGTGGACGAAAATGGGCAAGCGCCAACCTAAAACGCCGTTGAAGTTTGCGCTGGCCATGTTGGTAACCGGCGTCTCCTATTTGTGTTTTATCCCGTATATTTCATCCGGAATCCCGATGCCGATTATCGTGTTTATGCTGGTGTTGCTGGCGATTACGATAGGCGAGTTGATGCTGTCGCCGATTTCGCTGTCGTTTTCTACCAAAATTGCACCGAGCATGTTTAAAACACAAATGGTTGCTTTGAATTTCTTGGCATTGTCTATCGGCTTTACCTTGGGTGGAGTGTTGTTTAAAGACTACTACAATGCTGAGTCGCCATTGGATTTCTACTGGATGCTGGCCACCATCGGCACAGTAACCTGCGGTATCCTGCTGGTACTTACTCCGGTATTGAACCGCATGCTCAAAGGTGTCGATTGA